In Populus alba chromosome 4, ASM523922v2, whole genome shotgun sequence, the genomic window TATCATGCCAAGATTTAAGAGAGCACAGTAAATGTACGCCGCATGTTATTAACTCTGCGAATAAAGCAGCAAACACAAATGAAGCTTTCTTCACTTCTCATTTTTACGCCTTTTCTTGGGAGGACTTTTGGTTTTTGATGTTGTTTTCTCCATGCTTGCAGCATTCCCCTCTTTCtgcagaaaaaataaaggagtcAAACAACCTCACACTATAATTTAACTCAAACATACAAATGAAAGTAAACAAACAGATAATTTATACCctcttttttaatctctttaacTCAAACATAGACATGAAAGTAAACAAACAGACGATTTATACCCTCTTTTTTAATCTCTTCCTTTGCCGCTGCCgccctttatttttctttgtcgATTTACCCTATAAGATAAGTCAAAACTAGATTAGACACAGGGATATCTGATGTTCAATATGCCAATTTACTCATTTAGTTTCAAGAAGAAGCAACCTGTGCAAGAGCTACAGTTCGAGCATGTCTCTCTGCATGTGTCTCCTCGTCCAAGTTCTCAATTTCCCCATCACTGTTAAGCATTACCTTCAGCCTATTTTCCTTCATCAATTTCTCAGATCGAGCATGTCTCTacaaccaaaaacaaaacttcATTAAGTAATGTAAGGCTAAAGCTAAGTACCAGCTTTCAAAGCTCTCAATTCCATGCCAATCAATTTGAAAGTAAATGCAGTTACGGAGAGTTAATGTTTGTGTCATCCATGTCATGGTAAGATACTAACAAATTCTCATCTTATAACCACACAAAATAGTACATTGATGCAGCCAACAATATTCAATGTTTCACAAATTCTCATCAATTTGAAAGCTCTCAATTCTATGCCAATCAATTTGAAAGTAAATGCAGTTTCATGTCATCCATGTCATGGTAAGATACTAACAAATTCTCATCTTATAACCACACAAAATAGTACATTGATGCAGCCAACAATATTCATTGTTCCACATGGAAAAGTGATAGtgaataatgttttatattaatgaCTGCTATTGAACATGGATGCTCCATACcctctttttcataaaaatagaaaaaagatcgAAATgataatacaagaaaaataaatgaaaaggataTGATTATGCTGGCCTGCATAATTCATCTAACAGAGAATACAAAAAATGAAGGGTAGGAGGAGAAAAAAGAGTGAATTACATCTACAATGACAttggaaagaacaaaaagaaaagagcaaAACAATCTATTTGATCGAATAACTATATCATGTACAAGTCACCTTATCAACTGGTACTGTTTCCTTGCACATTAGATTCCAAATGGTGGGGTATAGAATTGTTAGAACATTACATGCAATGCCTTACCTTAGAGCTAAGATGGGCCCTCATAGTCTCCTCAGTCAAACAGATAATTCGAGGGCAGATCCTGCACTTATAAACTGATTTGCACTTTAATATACAATCTGGAATATCATCTGGTAATGATTCCTCATCAG contains:
- the LOC118056048 gene encoding uncharacterized protein isoform X1 produces the protein MIKRRFFKAEHGEKDEASSDSSSSSSDSEAGATEQSEDDVVADPEENSESEDDGTAAEPKEESESEASSSSSSGYESEDSSANVIDGYSSDDETADDRKTRTGIEILKKQSNATADEESLPDDIPDCILKCKSVYKCRICPRIICLTEETMRAHLSSKRHARSEKLMKENRLKVMLNSDGEIENLDEETHAERHARTVALAQGKSTKKNKGRQRQRKRLKKRKEGNAASMEKTTSKTKSPPKKRRKNEK
- the LOC118056048 gene encoding uncharacterized protein isoform X2, producing the protein MIKRRFFKAEHGEKDEASSDSSSSSSDSEAGATEQSEDDVVADPEENSESEDDGTAAEPKEESESEASSSSSSGYESEDSSANVIDGYSSDDRKTRTGIEILKKQSNATADEESLPDDIPDCILKCKSVYKCRICPRIICLTEETMRAHLSSKRHARSEKLMKENRLKVMLNSDGEIENLDEETHAERHARTVALAQGKSTKKNKGRQRQRKRLKKRKEGNAASMEKTTSKTKSPPKKRRKNEK